A stretch of the uncultured Desulfobacter sp. genome encodes the following:
- the lysS gene encoding lysine--tRNA ligase, which produces MDNKTSKLLDLRKEKINELKAEGVSLYPNDFKPDHRVHEVKAIIEKEADTLGENGRKFCLAGRMMAVNKMGKSSFVRFQDAGEQLQVYIQKNKVGDDVYALFKKLDIGDFIGVEGPLFQTRTGEWTLLAENFKLLSKSVRPLPEKFHGIKDPEKRYRQRYLDLIMNENTRQIFKKRSAIVAAMRRFFDENGFMEVETPMMQTLPGGAEATPFKTWHNALGMELYLRIAPELYLKRLVVGGFEKVFEINRNFRNEGVSTRHNPEFTMVEFYQAYATYEDLMNLTEEMFSTIVTEITGDSKVEYQGMTIDFSKGWKRISMIDSLSEIGGVDPAIVNDTQALLAHAEKENIQIAKKDRHGKVLTKLFDALVEPKLIQPTFITGYPVEVSPLSRKSDSDSELTDRFELFIAGREIANGFSEINDPEDQYNRFLMQVRQRDEGNDEAHIMDAEYVEALEYGMPPTAGQGIGIDRLVMLLTDAASIREVILFPHMKNV; this is translated from the coding sequence ATGGATAACAAAACAAGCAAACTTCTTGATCTTCGCAAAGAAAAAATAAACGAGCTTAAAGCCGAAGGCGTCAGCCTGTATCCCAATGATTTCAAACCGGATCATCGGGTTCATGAAGTAAAGGCTATAATAGAAAAAGAAGCCGATACCTTGGGTGAAAACGGGCGTAAATTCTGCCTTGCCGGGCGTATGATGGCCGTTAATAAAATGGGGAAATCCTCATTTGTAAGATTTCAGGATGCCGGTGAGCAATTGCAGGTATATATCCAGAAAAACAAGGTGGGAGATGATGTATATGCGTTGTTTAAAAAACTGGACATTGGTGATTTTATAGGTGTTGAGGGACCTTTGTTCCAGACCAGAACCGGTGAATGGACACTGCTTGCCGAAAATTTTAAGCTTTTATCCAAATCCGTAAGGCCGCTGCCTGAAAAATTTCATGGCATCAAGGACCCTGAAAAAAGATACCGCCAGCGGTACCTTGATCTGATCATGAATGAAAACACCCGGCAGATATTTAAAAAACGAAGTGCCATTGTGGCTGCCATGAGACGTTTTTTCGATGAAAACGGATTCATGGAGGTGGAAACACCCATGATGCAGACATTGCCCGGCGGTGCTGAAGCTACACCCTTTAAAACCTGGCACAACGCCCTGGGGATGGAATTGTATCTGCGTATTGCACCGGAACTGTATCTGAAACGACTGGTGGTCGGCGGATTTGAAAAGGTGTTTGAAATCAACCGAAATTTCAGAAATGAAGGGGTCTCCACCCGGCATAATCCGGAGTTTACCATGGTTGAGTTCTACCAGGCCTATGCCACCTATGAAGATTTGATGAACTTAACCGAAGAGATGTTTTCCACCATCGTCACTGAGATTACCGGCGACAGCAAAGTTGAATACCAGGGCATGACCATTGATTTTTCAAAGGGATGGAAACGCATATCCATGATCGATTCCCTGTCGGAGATCGGCGGTGTTGATCCTGCCATTGTCAACGACACCCAGGCATTGCTTGCCCACGCTGAAAAGGAAAATATTCAAATTGCCAAAAAAGATCGCCACGGCAAAGTGCTGACCAAGCTTTTTGATGCCCTTGTGGAGCCCAAGCTCATCCAGCCCACATTTATTACCGGATATCCGGTGGAAGTCTCTCCTTTGTCCAGAAAAAGCGATTCGGATTCTGAACTTACGGATCGGTTTGAATTGTTCATTGCCGGCAGAGAGATCGCCAATGGATTTTCCGAAATCAATGATCCTGAAGACCAATATAACCGTTTTCTCATGCAGGTACGTCAACGCGATGAGGGCAATGATGAAGCCCATATCATGGATGCGGAGTATGTAGAGGCACTGGAATACGGTATGCCGCCCACCGCAGGTCAGGGCATCGGGATTGACCGTCTTGTCATGCTGCTGACCGATGCCGCCTCCATTAGAGAGGTCATTCTTTTCCCACATATGAAAAATGTATAA
- a CDS encoding ATP-binding protein codes for MDSPHFLFRRTRELFVQVKWLIWARAVFALILIFSTLFFSDIELSGHRDQPFLSLYKISGTILGLSLVYFTWLYRKKYLYALAYTQIIVDTFIVTAIVFVTGGYHSIFTFLYLLVIIYAAMLLLARGSFSVALASSIQYGFLIELEYLKIIAPFSGNLPLALAIDQHHILYRIVIIISACFATAALSGILSLQLKTARKDLKITQEHLKRVEKMAAVDEIVSGLAHEIKNPLASLSGSIQMLKEDMAPTGENDKLMQIVLRETERLKQIVTDIRLISKPSRTNAALVDLAKAIDDVKILFDNTPDWHGRINIVTRLERTLYVYMDAVHLQQILWNLIKNAAESIEGKGKITITVSSSRHKHIYLTVRDTGIGIDRKTASHIFDPFYTTKSDGTGLGLSIIHRIVDTYDGMIDFESSPGKGTVFTLIFQNPNIDTRHAIPSPNGTRD; via the coding sequence TTGGATAGTCCTCATTTTTTATTTCGCAGGACCCGGGAACTGTTTGTTCAGGTCAAATGGCTTATTTGGGCTAGGGCTGTATTTGCCCTGATTTTGATCTTTTCCACCCTTTTTTTTTCTGATATAGAGCTGTCCGGCCACAGGGATCAGCCCTTTTTATCGTTGTACAAAATTTCCGGCACCATTTTGGGGCTGTCTCTGGTTTATTTTACCTGGCTTTACCGTAAAAAATACCTATATGCCCTTGCCTATACCCAGATAATTGTTGATACGTTTATCGTCACAGCCATTGTTTTTGTTACCGGCGGTTATCACAGCATTTTTACATTTTTGTATCTTTTGGTTATTATCTATGCCGCGATGCTGCTGCTTGCCCGGGGCAGTTTTTCCGTGGCTTTGGCATCAAGTATTCAATATGGTTTTCTCATTGAACTTGAGTACCTTAAGATCATTGCTCCGTTTTCGGGAAACCTGCCCCTTGCCTTGGCGATAGATCAGCACCATATCCTTTATCGGATCGTGATTATCATTTCAGCCTGTTTTGCCACAGCTGCGTTAAGCGGTATTCTCTCTTTGCAGCTTAAAACTGCCAGAAAAGATCTTAAAATAACCCAGGAACATTTGAAACGTGTGGAAAAAATGGCGGCTGTGGATGAAATTGTATCGGGTCTTGCCCATGAGATTAAAAATCCTTTGGCTTCTTTGTCAGGTTCCATACAGATGTTAAAAGAAGATATGGCCCCCACAGGGGAAAATGATAAGCTGATGCAAATTGTTTTAAGGGAAACAGAACGACTTAAACAGATCGTGACCGATATTCGACTGATTTCAAAACCCAGCCGAACCAACGCAGCGTTGGTTGACCTTGCCAAGGCTATTGATGATGTAAAAATTTTATTTGACAATACACCGGACTGGCATGGTCGCATCAATATTGTTACCCGGCTTGAAAGGACGCTGTATGTCTATATGGATGCGGTTCATCTGCAGCAGATTTTATGGAACTTGATTAAAAATGCAGCCGAATCCATTGAAGGAAAGGGAAAAATTACAATAACCGTTTCTTCGTCTCGACATAAACATATTTATCTGACCGTTCGAGACACAGGAATCGGCATTGATCGAAAAACCGCCTCTCATATTTTTGATCCGTTTTACACCACGAAAAGCGATGGGACAGGGCTTGGGCTTTCGATTATCCACAGGATTGTTGACACCTATGACGGCATGATCGATTTTGAATCAAGTCCTGGGAAAGGCACTGTCTTTACGCTGATTTTTCAAAATCCCAATATAGACACCCGGCACGCGATACCTTCACCAAATGGCACCAGGGATTAA
- a CDS encoding EAL domain-containing protein, translating into MAKCSRCEALPDIRFPNGTLYLSPPMEPTLKSIERILKNHSVGIEHPAANVLAIPYIKNFACGFCRDFLSYLNAMELKDTKCLFLPEGQKISIDYFKSVQTLEEFLSLSNNQWFIKLLDEKRLLSWFQPIVNAMRPDLVFAYECLIRGKGVDGKIIYPPELFGTARSMDMLFHLDRVSRQTAVKDAARQNISHNIFINFNPTTIYDPKHCLKTTMETIKETGISPDKIVFEVVETDQVRDIKHLLNIIRFYRNRGFRIALDDMGAGYSSLNMLHHIKPDFIKIDMELIRDVDQDPYKGMIVKNLLDLAENLGIESIAEGVERTEEWQWLVGNGATYIQGYLFAKPSAVPPLPNIPI; encoded by the coding sequence ATGGCTAAATGCAGTCGTTGTGAAGCATTACCAGACATCCGGTTTCCAAACGGGACACTATACCTATCACCGCCTATGGAACCGACATTAAAGTCAATTGAGCGCATTTTAAAAAACCATTCGGTCGGCATAGAACACCCTGCTGCAAATGTCCTGGCCATCCCCTACATTAAAAATTTTGCATGCGGATTCTGCCGGGATTTTCTATCCTACTTAAATGCGATGGAGTTAAAAGATACAAAATGCCTGTTTCTTCCCGAAGGACAAAAGATCTCCATTGATTATTTTAAATCCGTACAGACCCTCGAAGAATTTTTATCACTCTCTAACAACCAGTGGTTTATTAAACTTTTAGATGAAAAGAGACTGTTATCCTGGTTTCAGCCTATTGTCAACGCAATGCGTCCTGATCTGGTCTTTGCTTACGAATGCCTGATCAGGGGAAAAGGCGTTGACGGCAAAATTATTTACCCGCCTGAATTATTTGGTACTGCGCGGTCCATGGATATGCTTTTTCACCTGGACCGGGTATCCCGACAAACTGCAGTAAAAGATGCTGCCCGCCAAAACATTTCGCATAACATTTTCATCAATTTTAACCCTACAACCATTTATGACCCCAAGCATTGCCTGAAAACCACCATGGAGACGATTAAAGAAACAGGCATTTCACCAGACAAAATTGTTTTTGAAGTGGTGGAAACCGATCAGGTCCGGGACATCAAGCACCTTTTAAACATTATCCGTTTTTATCGAAACAGGGGGTTTCGCATTGCTTTGGATGATATGGGGGCAGGATACTCCTCTTTAAATATGCTGCACCATATTAAACCCGATTTTATTAAAATAGATATGGAACTGATCCGGGATGTAGACCAGGATCCCTACAAAGGCATGATTGTTAAAAATTTATTGGACTTGGCTGAAAATCTTGGAATCGAATCAATCGCGGAAGGGGTTGAGCGTACAGAAGAATGGCAGTGGCTGGTAGGTAACGGGGCGACCTATATCCAGGGGTATCTGTTTGCCAAACCGTCTGCTGTGCCGCCTCTGCCCAATATCCCGATTTAA
- a CDS encoding CBS domain-containing protein: MPPKKQQISPRTVITSHVNSDFDAIGAMLAAQKLYPESVIIFPGSQEKNLRDFFIHSMGYLFNMADPAEVDFSETQRLVIVDTRQKSRLAGVETLLEKPNIVIDIYDHHPSFPDEIKATFDLSKPYGATTTIMCELLREKKIAINSDEATVMALGIYEDTGSFTYTSTTPADFEQAGFLLSCGASLSTISSLVVKEMKTEQVTWLNELINEMTTVTVNGTQIHLSAIAASQYIPDLASIVQKIVRMENLDCFFALVLMGANVHVIARNRLHELDVGKILGALGGGGHFYAASAKVENQTLPQVEMRLIELIQRQIKHIRVAKKLMSSPAITITADKSCLDAAQKMIRYNINTLLVLNTQTLEYLGYITRHVAEKIVHHKLSGQPVSDYFEPSGQSVSLACDLAEIEQKIIDLKQRVVPVMENRVICGVITRTDLLNFLVEHNREVVLSEKKDISGLKPRTKYVGNRLKHRLNKRARNLLYDIGNAGDTLGVEVFVVGGFVRDLMMERPIEDVDVVVEGDGIAFARYFASLHDCRLHQHRKFNTAVIIFEDGFKVDVASARLEYYATPAALPVVENSSIKMDLARRDFTINTLAISLNTETFGTLIDYFGGVRDVKDKIIRIIHNLSFIEDPTRIFRAIKFSNRFGFRIGKVTANLIKNALNVGAVKHLSGLRVLSELKQIFGEDNPLPAVQTMSDYGLDKVIHPDLKLTDTTCALFESVGKTLAWHDLLYADDDYPRWAVYFMAWLHGYPFTVTAQIADRLMFPLKERIRLLEKRIKAEHRIQLIEKSYPASNQQIYWWLIHFQTECLLFMLALTKNESVRKAISHFYTHQRNIKPLISGKDLKSIGLRPGPVYTTILNKIIDEKLDDKLITMEEEIEFAERYATENKLI; this comes from the coding sequence GTGCCCCCAAAAAAACAGCAGATTTCCCCCAGAACAGTGATCACCAGCCATGTAAATTCTGATTTTGATGCCATTGGTGCCATGCTTGCCGCACAAAAGCTGTACCCGGAAAGTGTCATAATCTTCCCCGGATCCCAAGAAAAAAATCTCAGGGATTTTTTCATTCACTCCATGGGATATCTGTTTAACATGGCAGATCCGGCTGAGGTTGATTTTAGCGAAACCCAGCGGCTGGTTATTGTTGATACCCGGCAAAAAAGCCGCCTGGCAGGTGTTGAAACGCTTTTAGAAAAACCAAATATCGTCATTGACATTTACGACCACCATCCATCCTTTCCTGACGAAATCAAAGCGACCTTTGATCTGTCAAAGCCTTATGGTGCAACCACCACCATCATGTGTGAACTTCTGCGAGAAAAAAAAATCGCCATCAACAGTGATGAAGCCACGGTGATGGCGCTCGGGATTTACGAGGACACAGGCAGCTTTACCTATACCTCCACAACCCCGGCCGATTTTGAGCAGGCAGGCTTTCTGCTCTCCTGTGGTGCAAGCTTGTCCACCATTTCAAGTCTTGTGGTCAAGGAGATGAAAACCGAACAGGTCACCTGGCTTAATGAATTGATCAATGAAATGACGACGGTTACCGTCAACGGCACCCAGATTCACCTGTCAGCCATCGCGGCTTCCCAGTACATCCCGGATCTTGCGTCCATTGTACAAAAAATCGTCAGAATGGAAAATCTGGACTGTTTTTTTGCTTTGGTCCTCATGGGGGCCAATGTACATGTCATAGCCCGAAACCGTCTGCATGAACTGGATGTGGGAAAAATACTGGGGGCCCTTGGCGGCGGAGGTCATTTTTATGCGGCATCAGCCAAGGTGGAAAACCAGACACTTCCCCAGGTTGAAATGCGTTTGATTGAACTGATTCAACGACAGATTAAGCACATACGTGTGGCTAAAAAATTAATGTCCAGCCCGGCCATCACCATCACTGCTGATAAATCATGTCTGGATGCCGCCCAAAAAATGATCCGATACAACATCAATACCCTGCTTGTCCTTAACACACAAACCCTTGAATACTTAGGATACATTACCCGCCATGTGGCTGAAAAAATTGTACACCATAAGCTGAGCGGGCAGCCTGTTAGCGATTATTTTGAACCTAGCGGCCAAAGTGTAAGTCTCGCCTGTGACCTGGCTGAAATTGAACAAAAAATAATTGATTTGAAACAGCGGGTCGTTCCGGTAATGGAAAATCGGGTTATTTGTGGTGTTATCACACGCACCGATCTTTTAAACTTTCTGGTGGAACATAACCGGGAAGTTGTCCTCAGTGAAAAAAAAGATATTTCCGGCCTGAAACCCAGAACAAAATACGTGGGAAATCGTCTAAAGCACCGCTTGAACAAGCGAGCACGCAACTTGCTTTACGACATCGGCAATGCCGGAGACACGCTGGGTGTGGAGGTCTTTGTCGTCGGTGGTTTTGTCAGGGATCTGATGATGGAGCGGCCCATTGAAGATGTGGATGTAGTGGTAGAGGGAGACGGCATTGCCTTTGCCCGATATTTTGCATCATTGCACGATTGCCGGTTGCACCAGCACCGCAAATTTAACACTGCGGTTATCATTTTTGAGGACGGATTTAAAGTTGACGTAGCCTCCGCACGGCTTGAATACTACGCAACCCCCGCAGCGCTGCCTGTGGTGGAAAACTCCTCTATCAAGATGGACCTTGCCAGAAGGGATTTTACCATCAATACCCTGGCCATTTCCCTGAACACGGAAACATTTGGCACGCTCATTGACTATTTTGGCGGTGTCAGGGATGTCAAGGATAAAATCATCCGGATTATCCATAATTTAAGTTTTATTGAAGATCCCACCCGGATTTTCAGGGCTATCAAATTTTCCAACAGGTTCGGGTTTAGAATCGGTAAAGTGACGGCCAACCTGATCAAAAACGCTTTAAATGTCGGTGCGGTTAAACATTTAAGTGGCCTGCGGGTTCTTTCGGAGCTTAAACAAATTTTTGGCGAGGATAATCCCTTGCCCGCAGTACAGACTATGTCTGATTACGGCCTGGACAAGGTGATCCATCCTGACCTGAAATTAACCGATACCACCTGTGCTTTGTTTGAGTCCGTAGGTAAAACCTTGGCCTGGCATGATCTTTTGTATGCAGATGATGACTATCCAAGATGGGCGGTTTACTTTATGGCCTGGCTTCACGGATACCCCTTTACGGTGACCGCCCAGATCGCGGACCGGTTGATGTTTCCCTTAAAGGAAAGGATACGGCTGCTTGAAAAACGAATTAAAGCCGAGCATCGGATTCAGCTTATTGAAAAAAGCTATCCGGCCTCAAATCAGCAGATATACTGGTGGTTGATCCACTTTCAAACAGAATGCCTTTTGTTTATGCTGGCGTTGACCAAGAATGAATCGGTTCGCAAAGCCATCTCCCATTTTTATACGCACCAGCGCAATATCAAACCCTTAATTAGCGGAAAAGACCTTAAATCCATAGGATTAAGGCCGGGACCGGTTTACACCACGATTCTCAATAAAATTATTGACGAAAAGCTGGATGATAAATTGATTACCATGGAAGAAGAAATTGAATTTGCTGAACGCTACGCCACTGAAAACAAACTGATTTGA
- a CDS encoding lipoprotein-releasing ABC transporter permease subunit — protein MGAELFIAGKYLRAKRKEGFISLITLLSVAGVILGVMALVVVIAVMSGSETEFRNRILGLEPHILAMNYSGHFKPDPAMEEKIRQTPGVTAVSPILFGQAMIRTANSFSGIILRGIEPEKGAAMIKGYTAEDLDTALNKTKTSNNLPGIILGQSLAHTVGVMEGDRVILMSASGIISPMGQIPSMKQFVVTGTFKSGMSEYDSSLAYARLDQVQALVAAKGKISAFGIWTDQIFKVKELSQNGLGFINYPYYLRNWMDINHSLFSALKLEKTAMFVILTLIILVAAFNIASALIMMVMEKTRDIAVLKAMGATNTMIRRIFIIKGMIIGIIGTGIGTSFGVVICYILKRYEFIKLPEAYPFSTLPVQLEYSDVILTAVSALVICFLSTLYPSYKASRMNPVEAIRYG, from the coding sequence GTGGGGGCTGAACTTTTCATAGCCGGAAAATATCTGCGGGCCAAACGCAAGGAGGGATTCATATCTTTGATTACCCTGCTGTCCGTGGCAGGTGTTATTCTCGGCGTCATGGCACTGGTGGTGGTTATTGCCGTCATGAGCGGATCGGAAACGGAATTTAGAAACAGAATTCTCGGACTGGAACCCCACATTCTGGCCATGAATTATTCCGGCCATTTTAAACCTGATCCGGCCATGGAAGAAAAGATCCGACAGACTCCCGGGGTCACGGCCGTTTCTCCTATTTTATTCGGCCAGGCTATGATACGTACAGCCAACTCTTTTTCCGGCATTATTCTCAGGGGTATTGAGCCGGAAAAAGGGGCCGCAATGATCAAAGGGTACACCGCCGAAGACCTTGATACCGCATTGAACAAAACCAAGACCTCAAACAACCTTCCCGGTATTATCCTTGGACAGTCCCTGGCCCATACCGTAGGGGTGATGGAAGGCGACCGGGTAATCCTTATGTCGGCATCGGGTATCATTTCCCCCATGGGACAAATTCCGTCCATGAAACAGTTTGTGGTCACCGGCACCTTCAAATCAGGCATGTCCGAATACGATTCCAGTCTGGCCTATGCCCGGCTGGATCAGGTCCAGGCCCTTGTGGCGGCCAAAGGTAAAATTTCAGCTTTCGGTATCTGGACCGATCAGATATTTAAGGTAAAAGAGTTAAGCCAAAACGGGCTTGGATTTATCAATTATCCGTATTATCTGCGCAACTGGATGGATATCAATCACAGTCTTTTTTCAGCCCTTAAACTTGAAAAAACCGCCATGTTTGTTATTCTGACGCTGATCATTCTTGTGGCGGCATTTAATATAGCGTCGGCATTGATCATGATGGTTATGGAAAAAACCCGCGATATTGCCGTATTGAAAGCCATGGGCGCCACAAATACCATGATCCGTCGCATCTTCATAATTAAGGGGATGATTATCGGCATAATCGGTACAGGTATCGGGACAAGTTTTGGAGTGGTGATCTGTTACATCCTTAAACGATACGAATTTATTAAGCTGCCCGAGGCATATCCTTTTTCCACCCTTCCGGTGCAGCTTGAATATTCGGATGTTATTTTAACCGCCGTATCTGCTTTGGTGATTTGTTTTTTGTCCACCTTGTATCCGTCGTATAAAGCGTCGCGAATGAATCCGGTGGAGGCCATAAGATATGGGTGA
- a CDS encoding type II secretion system F family protein yields MAVIYEWKGKNPKGRKIKGEMEAETPQQVRTSLERRKITPTRVRKKPKDIFENVSFLAPKVKDSDVIIFARQFSTMIDAGLPLLQCLELLYSQQENPTFKKQLKHIKESVESGETFADALKKYPKTFNELFINMISAGEAGGILDVILQRLSAYAEKMAKLKKQVKGAMTYPAITLAVAVIVVAVILVFVIPVFEKMFASMGSALPAPTQMVVVMSNFVVGNIGWMILGLIGAVFIFRQTYKSKKGRIFLDDMFLRLPVIGILIRKVAVAKFTRTTSTMISSGVSILDALDIVGKTAGNKIIEFAISDVKTGIAEGRSMADPLLESGVFPAMVCSMIAVGESTGALDVMMTKIADFYDDEVDQAVKNLTDMIEPFMLVFLGVVVGGLVIAMYLPIFSMAGAVG; encoded by the coding sequence ATGGCCGTCATTTATGAATGGAAGGGGAAAAATCCAAAAGGCAGAAAAATCAAAGGGGAGATGGAAGCTGAAACACCCCAACAGGTAAGGACCAGTCTGGAACGTCGCAAAATAACACCGACAAGGGTGAGGAAAAAGCCAAAAGACATTTTTGAGAATGTCTCCTTTCTTGCGCCTAAAGTGAAAGATAGTGATGTTATTATTTTCGCACGGCAGTTTTCTACCATGATTGACGCGGGACTGCCGCTTTTGCAGTGTCTGGAGCTTTTGTATTCCCAGCAGGAAAATCCAACATTTAAAAAGCAGCTCAAGCATATTAAAGAGTCTGTTGAATCCGGGGAGACCTTTGCCGATGCATTGAAAAAATATCCCAAAACCTTTAACGAACTTTTTATTAACATGATCTCCGCCGGAGAGGCCGGTGGTATTCTTGATGTTATTTTACAGCGTTTGTCAGCCTATGCCGAAAAAATGGCAAAGCTCAAAAAGCAGGTCAAGGGAGCCATGACCTATCCAGCTATCACCCTGGCGGTGGCGGTTATTGTGGTCGCCGTTATTCTGGTCTTTGTTATACCGGTGTTTGAAAAAATGTTTGCCAGTATGGGTTCGGCGCTGCCGGCCCCCACTCAGATGGTTGTGGTAATGAGTAATTTTGTGGTGGGAAATATCGGCTGGATGATCCTTGGGTTGATCGGTGCGGTTTTCATTTTCAGGCAAACCTATAAATCAAAAAAGGGTCGGATTTTTCTTGATGACATGTTTTTGCGCCTGCCTGTGATCGGCATTTTGATCAGAAAGGTGGCCGTTGCAAAATTTACCCGTACCACATCCACAATGATTTCATCCGGGGTATCTATTCTCGATGCACTAGATATTGTAGGCAAAACCGCAGGTAATAAAATTATTGAGTTCGCCATATCAGACGTTAAGACGGGTATAGCCGAAGGCCGTTCCATGGCGGACCCTTTGCTGGAGAGCGGCGTATTTCCAGCCATGGTCTGCTCGATGATCGCAGTGGGTGAATCCACAGGTGCCCTGGATGTAATGATGACCAAAATAGCAGATTTTTATGATGATGAGGTCGACCAGGCCGTAAAAAATTTGACGGATATGATTGAGCCTTTTATGCTTGTGTTTTTAGGTGTTGTGGTCGGCGGCCTTGTTATTGCCATGTATCTGCCGATTTTCTCAATGGCAGGCGCCGTTGGATAG